The Silene latifolia isolate original U9 population chromosome X, ASM4854445v1, whole genome shotgun sequence genome contains the following window.
TGCAGTATTGAACAGTTTGATGTTTTCCATTACAGGCTTTCCCAAAAGGGTCACCTCTTGTATCGGATGTCTCTCGTGGCGTATTAATTGTGAAAGAGGGAAAAGAGATGACAGAGCTTGAGAGTAAATGGCTTCACATAAATAATTGTCCCGATTCAACTCCTGCATTAACTTCGAGCAGTCTGGGATTGGACAGCTTCTGGGGTTTATTCGCAATAGTAGGAGCTGCAGCATTAATTGCCCTGCTCATATCCCTAGCAAGATTTCTTAAACAGCACAAAAGCATATGGTCCAACACTAAAGTTTCTGTTTGGACTAGGATTACAACATTGTTCACAGTATATGACCAAAAAAATCTCAGCTCTCACACTTTGAAGAAAAGCCAGCCGAGTATTGCTTCAAATACGCCATACCCATATTTACAGAGTCCGTCGAGCTACTGGGACTACTCTGAGGAGGGCTTTCATAAATATATCGAGCTACAAACTCCGACTCCACCATGGGAGAAAATAGATCACACTTTTAGTGAACAGGCAAATCATCAAGAAGGCGTTGTTAGCGAACATACAAGATGAGAAATGTTTAGCCAAGTGTAGCTTCACACGTCCATTACGTATATATAGGATATAGTTATAGAGGATTGTAATTGGGGCAAGCCTTCCCTagccattttggcaagaggccGCTCTAAGAACTTGAACCCGTGGCCTCTAATCTTGTTAAATGAAACATCCAAGTTATTATAGCAAGTGAACAAGTAACAAGTTGGCTTCCGCAAATGTTTGGAAGAAAAGTCATTGGCAGTATTCCTAAACTTGTACGGACCAAGTTGGTAGCCGTAGCTTTATCCTTCTTCATAAATTTATCTGTTCCTAAATTCTTAATTGAGCCTTCTTAAGGGAACTAACGGTTGCGCTTAGTTTAGCTTTATCGCACCCTGAATTACAAATTTAGAGGTGACATTTCGGGTCAACGGGTCATGTATGTCTTACATTTAGGCTTCTTCTCATACGTAACAAAATAAGCGTCGAATGAAACGGCATCTCGATATTTGGCATTTTCGAATCAAGTTATTCATGGTAGGCCGAGTTTCTGTTCATAAATAGGGATGGTGCTAGTGTGCTACCGTGTTGTATAAGATATTGCCTGGCTTTAGCTGCAATGGTCCCTTTGATATTTTTGTGGTGTGGAATGTTCAAGCTCACAAAAAGACAAGGTATGAGTTTAGACAAATCTAATTTCTAGTGACACAAATCAATGAATGTTTCATAACTTAATGCTTAAGCTATCATATGAAAATAACAATGTTGAGAGGATTATGGATGCTGTTGCTCCTCTGGGTATTTGCGACCACTTGGGCTACCGAAGATGGTAAGGTGGTTGTAAATATAGGTGTAATTTACGACGAAAATGATGAGCTAGGAAAGATGGGGTTGAACACCATGCAGATGGCCTTTTCCGAATTCTACAACTCTCATGGGGATTACAAGACCAGAATAGCTGTACATACTAGGTTATATCCCTCAAAGGACAGTATTGTTGGTGCTGCTTCTGCTGGTATGCCTCGCGCGCATTTTCATTCCGTTTTGTCACTTAATGACCTGCTTAAGCTCTATTTACATCTATGTCCAAACGTTATTGCATACTTTAGCTTTCAAAGGACAACTAGTTTTGTACTCCGTAATATGAATGTTCAACAATGATAGTATCAAATCTAAGAAAGCTTCATGGAGTTACCTTTAGAGATTGTTGGCTTTCACTGTCACTGATTTCCAATCTAACGCGGCTATCTCTAACCCTGCATTTGTTGACAGATTTTTAATTATGAAACCTAAAAGGCTTATTAAAGAGTTGCACTTCAAATGTCATTATGAGTCATCCAAAAACAATCTCTTTGTGTTATCCCCCAGCTAATTACCCCGCTTATCCAAGAGCCTTTGCAATGTCTCGATTTTAATCTTTGCATAACCATGTGTCTCATGTATCAGCTCTATATCTTCTCAAATATAAGGAAGTGAAGGCAATTATTGGACCTACAACATTAATGGATGCTGAGTTTGTAATAAATCTGGGAGACAAGGCTCAAGTTCCCATTCTTTCATACTCGTCAACAAGTCCTTGTGTCTCTTCCGGTCAATGTCCCTACTTCGTTAGTGTGGCTCCAAAGGACTCGGTTCAAGTAAAAGCCATAAGTGCCCTTATTCAAACATATAAATGGAAAGATGTAATTCCTATCTATGCAGACAATATCGAATACGGGGCAGGGATTATACCTTACTTGGATGATGCTTTACAAAAGATAAACGCTCGTATTCCGTCCCATGAGGCCATTTCATCTACTTCCACTGATGATCATATACTTCAACTGCTACAGAAATTGAAGGCAAAGCAAACAAGGGTTTTTGTAGTCCACCTCTCCCCCGAGCTTGCTTCTCGCTTGTTCTTTCAAGCAAATGAGCTGAAAATGATGGGTCGAGGCTATGTTTGGATAACGACAACTAGCACAAGCAATGAACTAGGATCCCTTGATGAGAATATCATCGACTCCATGCAAGGGGTTGTTGGTTTGCAAACTTATATCCCTGAGACAAATGAGTTAAAACGCTTCAAGAGTCATTGGGAACGAAAATTTCAGGGCACAAAGCTTAGTGTTATGGGACTCCTAGCCTATGATGTAGCCTGTGCACTCGCCACAGTAGTAGAACAAGTTGCAGATCCAAACTCCGGTATCAAAACCACGTTTATGACAGGAAACATAACTGATCTTGATAGACTGGGCGTCTCACCTGTTGGACCTCGACTTCTGAAAGCATTATACTccttctgtcccggtcatttgttgtccttttccatttttggttgtctcaatcatttgttgtcctttctattttaagaatgaacttgatgagtaatttgatcattcacactcaatttgttccacttgtcatttagctaTTGGccttctcctctttccttggtctttgtgccaaaaccaaaggacaacaaatgaccgggacggagggagtacaataCAAGCTTCAGCGGTCTTGCTGGAATCTTTAGCCTTTCTGATGGGCAATCACCAATTTACAGAATCATAAATGTGTTCGGCACTGGAAGCCGAGGTGTAGGATTCTGGGTTTCAGAAAAAGGCCTTGTCCCTAATCTCCACCCCGGGGATAAGAATTCAGCAGCTCTGCGACCAATCATCTGGCCAGGAGATGCCACGTCACCTCCCACAGGATGGGAAATTCCAGCGAGTGGAAACAAGTTGAGAGTTGGAATTCCAGTCAAACCTGTTTTTGAACAGCTAGTGAATGTGACCTTCGTGAAAGGAACAAGTGATATCCCGGAAAATGACACAGATTTCTGCATAGATATCTTTGAGTCCGTTATGAACAACCTCGGCTATTCTGGTCATTACGACTATCATCCTTTCCCAAATTCTTCATATGATGAGTTGGTTCACCAAGTGTTCCTTCAGGTACCTAAACTAGCATCATTCTTGCATTGTTTCTAACACTTGCAAGAGTTGCAACCCGCAGCATTAGAATGAGGTTTTGAGATTTCTtttgtatatttgtttttgttttgtttaaagaAGTATGATATTGTGGTGGGAGACATAACCATCATAGCAAGCCGGACATCTGATGTCGATTTTACACTCCCGTTTACGGAATCAGGGGTGACAATGGTAGTTCCTGTCAAAGATGACAAGAAAAGTGCATGGGTCTTTTTGAAACCcttgacttgggagctatggttTGCTACCTTGTGTGCCTTCGTTTTCATAGCTTTCGCAATTTGGGTTCTTGAACACCGCATCAACGAAGAATTCCGCGGACCTCCATTGCACCAAGTTGGCACTAGTCTCTTTTACTCCTTTTCCATGATGGTGTTTGCACAAAGTATGCTTCCTCTAATCTTCTTTAATTTTCAAAATAATTTCTCGATTATTGATACATGTTTTTTTCTTATTGAAACCAGGGGAAAATGTTTTGAGTAACTTGAGTAGATGTGTGGTGGTTGTATGGGTGTTCGTGGTGTTAGTCTTGACGCAGAGCTACACGGCTAGCTTGACTTCTATGTTGACTGTTCAACAGCTTAAGCCAACTGTGACTGGTGTAGATGAGTTACTGAGCTCAGGAGCTAATGTGGGCTTCCAAGATGGTACGTTTGTCGAGGATTTACTAGTAAAGAAAGGGTTTCATAAATCGAAGCTTATTTCCTACAATTCATCTGAGAAATTAGATGATCTGCTGTCAAAAGGGGAGATTGCAGCTGTTTTTGATTAAATCCCCTACACGAGGCTTTTCATAGCGCTATATCCCTCCAAGTATCTAATGATGCAGCCTTTGTACAAGACTGATGGTTTCGGCATTGTAAGTTTTTGGCTACTTATTTGATGCATAAGGGTGTCTCCCTGCAGGAGGTTGTCATTACTCTTTAAATTGTTGTCTTGCAGGCATTTCCGAAAGGTTCCCTCTTAGCGCCTGTGATTTCAGGAGAAATACTGAATGTGACAGAAGGAGATCAGATGGctgaatttgagaaaaaaaatggGGAATGCAACAGTACAATAGTTCAGATCAGGGAAATATAGCCACTTCCGCAAGTCTTAGTCTAGATAGTTTCTGGGGGCTATTCCTCATAGTTGGAGTTGCTACAGCAACATCTCTCCTCATTTATGCAATACACTTCCTGTATGAGAATCGGGACATCTGGATGAACTCGGATGATTCCATATGGAGCAAAAGCAAGAGGCTAGCCAAAGTCTTTGAGAATCGGGATATGGCTGCTCACACATTCAGGAAAAGGGATGCACAGAGCACACCCCAGAATGTCGAAACTGATCAGACCAGtattgatggtgatggtgatggtgatggtgatggtgcaGATGGAATCACTCTGACTGCCACGAGTTCTCCATCAAGGCTATCAAACTTCTCCGATAAAACTGAAGAAAACTTGCCCTCTTCTGCAGGGATGTCTCCTGCACCTTAATTGTGACTCATCCTCTGATATTTTTTCCCTAAGCTATGAAAGGCGTATAAGTAACGCTTAAGACCGACAGGCATATGGAATACTGCTCATTTATTaacttttaatttaaagaaatagtTGTAATATTAGTAAGAATTGATGATTTAAAGTTGATAATTTGTCAGTTGTAATCCAAGTGTAGACTTCAGGAATGCTATATATACTTCAGTTACTAGTTACTAATACCTGCTACTTCTAAGTTCTAACTAATTTGCCAGCTAGGCTATGCTGTAACAGCCTTTTAGTATGACTTAACTCATAAATTCATCAATTCTAAAATTTACATATTTTTACTATATGTTCTGATCTTAGTTAGAGTTAATTAGGACAAGGAAAAACTGACATTAATATTTGATATTTTTAGTTCTGTAGATTAGGGGTAAAATGTTGGGAATTTCAGCAATTAGTTTTTTCTATAGTGTACTCTTGTATATTTCGAATTTTTACGTATACCTTTGATTTTGAAAAACCTCTACTATACCCCTAAACTAAGTCATTAGTTCCAAAATTACAATCTGTATTAGAATCCATTATTTACATTTTACTAATCTGATTATCTGGTAGTTTTCAGTTGTTGATGAAAATGCAGGAACAtagtaaaacaaaaaaaaacaatttacggGAGCATACAGTACAATAAGATAACTGGTAGTTTCATGTCAGCAAACAAAGTTTACAGGTTGCTAAGAGAGTTTAGGAAGCAGATACATTACATGATTTCGTGCATCTCATTTACAGGAAATGAGGTCGACACCTGAATCGAAACCAAAAAAGCGGTCAAGAGAAAACCCAATCTGCCATAGTGCCATTCTTATACGGAATCACCCCTAGCTTCGGTTGCGCACCCTGCTCAGAATGCATCTTATACTTAAAATTAGTTGTCTTTCTATGCTAATGTGATTGACTAGAAAAATGTTAGAAAATGAAGTGAGAGCATAGTCTAAAAGAAGAACCTTTTTGGAGGTAACGTGACTTGTGACACTTTCAAAATAGGACGCATCCCAGCTTGTATAGCCTGAATACTAACCACGCTTCTAGGCTTGATATTGTTTGAAATTAGAAACTTTTTCCATCCACCGGTAATGTAGGAATAGCCATTATATTTTGAATTCAAGAGCTTCACTTCCCAAGGATTCTCTTTTTCATCAATAAGTTTCAAGAAGCAGCATCTGTTTCGTAGGCCACTCGATGTTATAAACCATCGAGGAAGATACTGCAAAAGTAATTATTATGAATGATCACACAACTGTTGACAACTTGATATATTGCATAATATGCGGCATTAAAATAGCTAGCTACTCTTATATGATGCATCTGCCTCATTTGTATGTTCTATATGGATATCATCCAATGTTACTCATTTACCCCATACTTGGCTGCAAGTGTCCAATCAACTGCTTCCCAGACAAGGGTATTTTATAAAAACAAAATGACGCTTTTAATCAAATCATATCATCACACTTGAGGGAGAGTATATCCATTGAAAATAAGAGCAAGGTTGCCATACACAATCGTCTACCTCTTGTGAAATTTGACTGGAAATACAGCTCATTCAACTGAACTATGAAAGAGCTACTTTAAAGTCCTAAAACTAGAGGCGAGGTGATATAGTGATTTAATCATAGGAACTTCAAATACACAAACTACAAAATATGATTTGATTAAAAGCTGAAGAATAATAGATTCTAGTTTCTTCAAACAAATTTCTTTATTATGAGAGTCTCACTTAGTTTACATACCCATTGAATCAATAAACTGGCAGAAGTTCGTAAATCAAGTTGAAACTAGGCAAGGACTTGAGGTTAGTTCAGGAAACAGAAGAGGGATAAGTGGAGGTAGTTGAGATTAATTAGAAGTACAGTTAAGGCAAAAACATACTTACAACAACTGAATTGTTACGAGATTTGTAAGTGACGGTGATATGACATGTAGGAAACTGAGGCTGGACAGGAGGGATTTGTTGGCCAACTTGAGCTACTTGATGTCCTCCAACTTGGGTTTGGTTGATATTCATACAGTTGAATCTAGAATATGGAGTTGATCCTAGAAAAGGGTAAACTTACAAAACAGTGATTAAAATGAGTTGGTTGCAAATTTGCAATAGATATATACTAGTATATGAAATGAAATGCAGAAATGAAACCTGTAGGTGAAGCAAAAAGGCGTTGACAGGAAGTGAGGCGATCATAGACAGAGACGTGGAAAACAAAGTAGGAGCTAGTGATGAGTAAATACTAGAAAATCACCAACATTAAGATGATGGTGATCACAGAAATCCTTCCAACCAGACTTGAAATGGCGGCCACCTTCAAGAATGATAAGCCAGTGACGGTGAGGCTGATCCTCAGTCATTAGCACAATGCTTTCCATCTTCCACCCTAACTCATTCACTATTGACTCTGGAATTGACTGCATGCAAAAAATAAACATTAGCAGTGGCGGAACAAGGAGGCTAGCTAGCAGAGACGCCCACCCCACCCCAGAGAGGCCTATACAATAGTGAATAGACGAGTTAGAGAGGAAGTAACCATGTGATTGATGAAACCATGAATTACAGGCTGCATAAAACGAACAATCTTGGTATTGCAGTGGTTGTTACACTCTTCCATCTTTGCATGCATCTTTTGTATTTTCCAACTCGCATCTTACATCAACTTCATCATTCTTTGCTTGTCTTTGT
Protein-coding sequences here:
- the LOC141619944 gene encoding B3 domain-containing protein REM9-like is translated as MEECNNHCNTKIVRFMQPSIPESIVNELGWKMESIVLMTEDQPHRHWLIILEGGRHFKSGWKDFCDHHHLNVGSTPYSRFNCMNINQTQVGGHQVAQVGQQIPPVQPQFPTCHITVTYKSRNNSVVYLPRWFITSSGLRNRCCFLKLIDEKENPWEVKLLNSKYNGYSYITGGWKKFLISNNIKPRSVVSIQAIQAGMRPILKVSQVTLPPKRFFF